TCTGCAAGGCGCCTCGGTCAACGCGATCCTCTTCAGCGATCAAAAAGACCTCATCGAAAACCACAGGAAGTGAAAAGTGAAAAGTGAAAAACTATAAGTGAAAAGTGAACGGTTAGCCCTTTCATTTCAGGGACTTTTCACTTTTCACTCTCCACTTTTCACCACTTTTCACTTAAAAAGCTGTTGCGATGATGCGCCATTCACCGTCGAGGCGCTTGTAAATCGCCTTGCTGAGGAGGGAATCGTGATACCCCTCGCACCGCATTTTGAAGTTCGAGGATGGCATTTCGATCGTTTTCTTTGCCTACCAAAAGGAGGTTGTGGCAAGGAATTGCGGCATACATTTCCGTTCCAAATTCGGCTTCCAAGGTGAGCCAAAGGTTGCTCAACAGCAGAAATGAGGCCTCATATTTGCCGCCGGATGCGATTCTGCTCAATCCATTGTCGAGTAAAATCAGCTGCAAGTCTTCGCCCATTCTGTCCTTGAGATTGCGAAAGCCCTGCTGAATCAACGCCATATCGTCCCAAACTTCATCGCCTTGTCGGTCATTTTCCCTGACAAAATCGAATCCGCGCTCCCGGTCCTGCACGAATTGCACTGCAAGATCCTCGAGCATGGGCACGGTGACAATTTTGCTACTGAGATCCACAACTTGTGAAGTTGACAGGCGCATATGTCGTCCAAGATCACGCTGATAAATCGCGTGGGCACGGTCGGCGATGAGACGCGGGAATAGCAACTGCGGATCAATCAAACTGGTATCCATGGCATTGGCGAGGAGGCCAAAGATAGGCACCGCCTTTGTTTGTTCAAAAACTAAGATCTCTTAGGCCAGTTCTAAGGTGAATTTCAGCTCCGAATCCGTATTATTGTATTGACGCGTCGGCAAAAGCAGAATTGCTACGCAGTTTGGCCGCACATGGAATCAGAATCTTCTTGTCGGCTTGGATTTAGAACTACAAAAACACAATTGGAATGATGAAAAATTCTACAAAATGCTTGTTGCTTGCATTGCTATGCATTTTATGCTCAACAACGGGAATGGCTTACGGGGCATTGAATGGTAACTATACCATCAATTCGGGGGCGCCGGCCTCGGCCAGCAACTATCAGACGATTGCCTCGGCGGTTTCCGATTTGATGTCCGGCACACGCGCCGACGGCGGCATAGTGAACGGACCGGGGGTGACAGGACCCGTGAACCTCCGCATTGTCGCTGGATCAGGACCTTATACAGAACAAATCTCGTTTGGTGCCATAGCGGGCACCAATGCGACCAACTATGTGAGGCTTAGCGGTGGCGCTACGCGGGAAACGATTCAATTCACCAATACGACCACAACCGATCGCCATGTTGTGCGGCTAACCGGAACCAAAAACATCATTTTGGACAGCTTGACCATCGTGAACAATGGTGCAACCTATGGGTACGGCGTTTGGATCACCAACAATTCTGACTCCAACTTTGTAAAAAACAGCGTCATTACCGTCAACCCAACCACAACGAGCTCAAGTTTTTGCGGGATCTCGATCTCAGGCACGACCCCAACCACGCTTGGCAACAATGGGGACTACAACACCATCCAAGGAAATGTGATTACTGGCGGATACTACTCGGTAGCGATCAACGGGACGAGCACAACAGTCTTTGCGCAAAACAATCATGTACTCAATAACGAATTGCGTGAATTCTACTACTACGGATTGCGCCACTATGCCCAAAATGCAGCAGTCATCAGCGGAAATTACATTCACGCCCGCAGTACAGGCACAACGGCCGGCTACGGAATGTACATCTATTACAATGACCGGTTCTTGATTGAGCGCAATTGGGTCACCAACTACGGCGCCTACGGCGTCTACATTTACTACGGCAATTACCAAGGTGGGGCATCAAGTTCGAGGGCCACGTTGCGCAACAACTTCATCGGAGGCACCTTGCTGAACAGTACAACGCCCTATGGCATCTATGTTACCACCAATACGACCAACGTCGATTTTTTCCACAACTCGGTGAGTCTGGTTGCAGGCAACGGCCGCTGCATATATATCCTTTCCGGCTCTGGCAATGACGTCCGCAACAATTCGTTTTCCGTCAGGAACTCCACCACCGGATGGGCGGCCTACGTGTCGTCGACGGCCTACGTCACCAACATGGACTACAATAACTACTACGCACCAGGATCCTCCAACTTTCTCTATTTGAGTGCGCCCTATTCACAAAGCACCTATATCGGAGGTGCAGGATTCAATGCCAATTCGAAGGATGGAGATCCCAATTACATCAACCCAGCTTCAGACCTGCATGCCTTTGCTGCGCAATTGTTTGACAGTGGGGATCCCATCGTTGGCGTGAATTCAGACTATGACAATGACCTTCGCCCGAATCCCTTCTCTACGATCCCTGACATTGGCGCCGATGAATATATGCCCGACACCATTGACATCGCTCCGATCACCTTTCTCACCCCCGCAAACAATATTTGCCCTGACAGCCAGCAGGTTGTGAGCGTGATCATTTCCAACAAGGGATTAAATTCGATTACCAACATCCCCATGACCGCCAATGTCACCGGCGCATTGACGGCTACACTCACGGCGACCTACACCGATACGCTTGATTTGGGCGAGTCAGACACAGTTTTGCTCGGCACACTTAACACCTGGCCAGGTGGAGTGCTCAACTTCGAAGTTTACAGCGCAGTACCTGGAGATCAA
This genomic stretch from Bacteroidota bacterium harbors:
- a CDS encoding right-handed parallel beta-helix repeat-containing protein, translating into MKNSTKCLLLALLCILCSTTGMAYGALNGNYTINSGAPASASNYQTIASAVSDLMSGTRADGGIVNGPGVTGPVNLRIVAGSGPYTEQISFGAIAGTNATNYVRLSGGATRETIQFTNTTTTDRHVVRLTGTKNIILDSLTIVNNGATYGYGVWITNNSDSNFVKNSVITVNPTTTSSSFCGISISGTTPTTLGNNGDYNTIQGNVITGGYYSVAINGTSTTVFAQNNHVLNNELREFYYYGLRHYAQNAAVISGNYIHARSTGTTAGYGMYIYYNDRFLIERNWVTNYGAYGVYIYYGNYQGGASSSRATLRNNFIGGTLLNSTTPYGIYVTTNTTNVDFFHNSVSLVAGNGRCIYILSGSGNDVRNNSFSVRNSTTGWAAYVSSTAYVTNMDYNNYYAPGSSNFLYLSAPYSQSTYIGGAGFNANSKDGDPNYINPASDLHAFAAQLFDSGDPIVGVNSDYDNDLRPNPFSTIPDIGADEYMPDTIDIAPITFLTPANNICPDSQQVVSVIISNKGLNSITNIPMTANVTGALTATLTATYTDTLDLGESDTVLLGTLNTWPGGVLNFEVYSAVPGDQTLSNDTLAATRNINLTPAAPAATNDTVCAGDSTMLVASSTGTNYWYDAPFGGTVLANADTLHTGPLNTNTTYYVEAKGVASNSLETTFANNNSCGGGNMFEITAYNEITVDSFDLNMNAGTVNVDVYYKVGTFTGFETTGAAWTLLGSGSATSTGTGIPTRLAVGGLTIPAGQTYAIYIYATNMVYTTLTVPTNYTNSDMNLLAGVGLCSLFGGTNNPRGWNGRVYYTAEGCASPRTPVSVAVNPVPAVSIADTSTCSSLTLDAGAGGATYTWSTGDSTQTIVANASGTYNVTVSSAAGCYASDSAAIVINTPATVNLGNDQLLCDGASSTLDAGNTPGSSFAWSTGDTTQTIVVSAAGNYTVAVTTLEGCVTTDTLVATTLNSPSGSFVADTSGCPTIAFTGANAGGIASATSWDFGDGNTATGRPTIPIPPTELIM